A window of Pseudomonas putida genomic DNA:
CACTGAGCCAGCACCTTTTCCAGGCGGTGTGGGTTCTGCCCATAGTTATTGCCAGGGAAACTGGCCCAGATGTTCGAACACTTGGCGATCGCTTGCTCGATACGGCCGGCCTTGATGTCGTCCAGGGCCTTGCGCTCGCGGATCTGCTGCAGCGCAATGCGGTCCTGGTTCTCCGGCGTGAATCCGCCCGACAGGCGAAGGCTGACCCGGTACGCATCCCAGTAACGCTCGAGCAGCTGGTATCGGCCGGCTGCCGTGCTGGTTACGGGCTTGCCGTTTATTGGGAAGGTCAGCTTGCGCCGCGGGTGGTCAAAATAGCCCTTAAACAGGCCGCCGCCATACAGCACGTTGTAGCCGTCATCGCTCGCCTTGACGGTCGAGGTGCCTTCAGAGAAGGCAATCAGGTCCAGAAACCGGAGCACGTTCGCGCCTCCGGCCTGGGTCTCGGTGAGTCTGGCCATGTTTTCTCCAGGCACAAAAAAGCCCGCGACTGCGGGCAAAACGGTATCATCGGCCGTTTATTCAGCGGCCCCATGACAGGGAAATCAAAAATGCAAGGCAAACACTTAGCCTATCGACCGGACATTGACGGTCTTCGGGCAGTGGCCGTTTTGGCGGTTACAATCTTTCACTTCAACAAGCAGTGGATGCCAGGCGGGTTTATCGGTGTAGACATCTTCTTCGTCATCTCGGGGTTCCTTATCACCGGGATCATCTACGGCAAGGGCGATGGCTTCTCCTTCGCTGACTTCTACGGTCGTCGAGTGCGCCGGATCTTGCCTGCGGCCATCTTCGTCACGGCCATAACTTTGGTCGCCGGCTCGCTTCTCATGATGCCGAGTGATGTGAAAGACCTGTCAGGCTCTGCGATCGCTGCAGCTCTGTCAGCCGCTAACGTCTACTTCTGGCTTTTCCTCGACACCAGCTATTTCGCTCAGTCGTCCGAGACTGTGCCACTTCTTCACATGTGGTCGCTTGGTGTGGAGGAACAGTTCTACCTAGTGTGGCCGGCCTTAATGATCATCGCCATGAAGCTGGGCGGTAAACGCCTGCTGGCTACCGCGGCTGTGATCATCGCTATAGCATCGTTCGCGGTAAGTGAGTACTACGTTACGCGTGATCCATCATTCGCCTACTACATGCTGCCTTCCCGCGCAGGCGAGCTGCTGGTGGGTGCCCTGCTCTTCCTATGGCTGGACTTGCGGCGCATCAGCTCCGCCGTGGCGAATGCCGCGGGCATATTCGGCGTGGCCCTAATTGCTGGTTCGTTGGCCGTGCTAGACGAGACAGGCGGATTCCCTGGCGTCCGCTCGATAGTCCCAGCGGTCGGTGCGGCACTGTTGATCCTAGGCGGCTCCGACAAGTCCGGCCTGCTGGCCAAAGCGCTTGCCAACCCAGTCGCCCGGGCAATCGGACTTCGATCTTTTTCCCTGTACCTGTGGCATTGGCCGGTGCTGGCTTTCTACCGCTACGGGTTACGGCGAGCCAAGCTTGGCTGGCGGCATCGCTTGTGCCGCTGCCATGCTGCTGCTTACCGAGATCACCTACCGACTGATCGAAACACCATTCCGTACCTACTCGCCTCGCTGGCTGATGACCAAGGCAGCACCGATATTTGCTACCAGCGCCGCCGTGATGGTGCTTGGGTATGTCTTGATCCAGACCAACGGTTATTTACCAACCGACGATCGGTGGATTTACAAAAAAGAGCTGACCCAGCACTACTTCAATACCAGGTCCGCTAGCCGATACCCGTTTAATTGCCAGATGAACAAGTACGAGCCAGCGAAATGGAAGTCGGAAGCGTGCGTTAACGGTGATGAATCAGTTAAGCCTGATACTTTGCTGTGGGGCGATTCAAATGCCGCTCACT
This region includes:
- a CDS encoding glycoside hydrolase family 104 protein; translation: MARLTETQAGGANVLRFLDLIAFSEGTSTVKASDDGYNVLYGGGLFKGYFDHPRRKLTFPINGKPVTSTAAGRYQLLERYWDAYRVSLRLSGGFTPENQDRIALQQIRERKALDDIKAGRIEQAIAKCSNIWASFPGNNYGQNPHRLEKVLAQWQKLGGVLA
- a CDS encoding acyltransferase → MQGKHLAYRPDIDGLRAVAVLAVTIFHFNKQWMPGGFIGVDIFFVISGFLITGIIYGKGDGFSFADFYGRRVRRILPAAIFVTAITLVAGSLLMMPSDVKDLSGSAIAAALSAANVYFWLFLDTSYFAQSSETVPLLHMWSLGVEEQFYLVWPALMIIAMKLGGKRLLATAAVIIAIASFAVSEYYVTRDPSFAYYMLPSRAGELLVGALLFLWLDLRRISSAVANAAGIFGVALIAGSLAVLDETGGFPGVRSIVPAVGAALLILGGSDKSGLLAKALANPVARAIGLRSFSLYLWHWPVLAFYRYGLRRAKLGWRHRLCRCHAAAYRDHLPTDRNTIPYLLASLADDQGSTDICYQRRRDGAWVCLDPDQRLFTNRRSVDLQKRADPALLQYQVR